A single Blastococcus colisei DNA region contains:
- the tuf gene encoding elongation factor Tu, producing the protein MAKAKFERTKPHVNIGTIGHIDHGKTTLTAAITKVLHDKYPNLNEASAFDQIDKAPEEKARGITISIAHVEYQTENRHYAHVDCPGHADYIKNMITGAAQMDGAILVVAATDGPMPQTKEHVLLARQVGVPYIVVALNKADMVDDEEILELVELEVRELLSEYEFPGDDVPVVRVSALKALEGDAEWGDKLMELMNAVDTAIPEPEREIDKPFLMPVEDVFTITGRGTVVTGRVERGIVKVSEEIEIVGIRENSTKTTVTGVEMFRKLLDQGQAGDNVGLLLRGIKREDVERGQVVVKPGSITPHTNFEGSVYILSKDEGGRHTPFFNNYRPQFYFRTTDVTGVVTLPAGTEMVMPGDNTEMTVELIQPIAMEEGLRFAIREGGRTVGAGRVVTINK; encoded by the coding sequence GTGGCCAAGGCCAAGTTCGAGCGGACCAAGCCGCACGTCAACATCGGCACCATCGGGCACATCGACCACGGGAAGACGACGCTCACCGCGGCGATCACCAAGGTCCTGCACGACAAGTACCCGAACCTCAACGAGGCGTCCGCCTTCGACCAGATCGACAAGGCGCCCGAGGAGAAGGCTCGCGGCATCACGATCTCGATCGCGCACGTCGAGTACCAGACGGAGAACCGTCACTACGCGCACGTCGACTGCCCCGGCCACGCCGACTACATCAAGAACATGATCACCGGCGCGGCGCAGATGGACGGCGCCATCCTGGTGGTCGCGGCGACCGACGGCCCGATGCCGCAGACCAAGGAGCACGTCCTCCTGGCCCGCCAGGTCGGCGTCCCCTACATCGTGGTGGCCCTCAACAAGGCCGACATGGTGGACGACGAGGAGATCCTGGAGCTCGTCGAGCTCGAGGTCCGCGAGCTGCTGTCGGAGTACGAGTTCCCGGGCGACGACGTCCCCGTGGTCCGCGTCTCGGCGCTGAAGGCCCTCGAGGGCGACGCGGAGTGGGGCGACAAGCTCATGGAGCTGATGAACGCCGTCGACACCGCGATCCCCGAGCCCGAGCGTGAGATCGACAAGCCGTTCCTCATGCCCGTCGAGGACGTCTTCACCATCACCGGTCGTGGCACGGTCGTCACCGGCCGCGTCGAGCGGGGCATCGTCAAGGTCTCCGAGGAGATCGAGATCGTCGGTATCCGCGAGAACTCGACCAAGACGACCGTCACCGGCGTCGAGATGTTCCGCAAGCTGCTCGACCAGGGCCAGGCCGGTGACAACGTCGGTCTGCTGCTGCGTGGCATCAAGCGCGAGGACGTGGAGCGCGGCCAGGTCGTCGTGAAGCCCGGCTCGATCACCCCGCACACCAACTTCGAGGGGTCGGTCTACATCCTCTCGAAGGACGAGGGTGGCCGTCACACGCCGTTCTTCAACAACTACCGTCCCCAGTTCTACTTCCGGACGACGGACGTGACCGGCGTGGTGACCCTGCCCGCCGGCACCGAGATGGTCATGCCCGGCGACAACACCGAGATGACGGTGGAGCTCATCCAGCCCATCGCCATGGAGGAGGGCCTCCGGTTCGCCATCCGTGAGGGTGGCCGCACCGTGGGCGCCGGTCGCGTCGTCACGATCAACAAGTAA
- the rpsJ gene encoding 30S ribosomal protein S10, with protein sequence MAGQKIRIRLKAYDHEAIDASARRIVETVTKTGARVVGPVPLPTEKNVYAVIRSPHKYKDSFEHFEMRTHKRLIDILDPTPKTVDALMRIDLPASVDVNIQ encoded by the coding sequence ATGGCGGGACAGAAGATCCGCATCCGGCTGAAGGCCTACGACCACGAGGCGATCGATGCCTCGGCGCGACGCATCGTGGAGACGGTCACCAAGACCGGAGCGCGAGTGGTCGGCCCGGTGCCGCTGCCGACGGAGAAGAACGTGTACGCGGTGATCCGTTCACCGCACAAGTACAAGGACTCGTTCGAGCACTTCGAGATGCGCACGCACAAGCGGCTCATCGACATCCTCGACCCGACGCCGAAGACGGTGGACGCGCTCATGCGCATCGACCTGCCGGCCTCGGTCGACGTCAACATTCAGTAA
- the rplC gene encoding 50S ribosomal protein L3: protein MASTFRGLLGEKLGMTQVFDENNRLVPVTVVKAGPCVVTQVRTPEVDGYSALQLGFGEIDPRKVNRPEGGHFTKAGVTPRRHLVELRTEDAGDYTVGQELTADVFDGVAKVDVIGTSKGKGTAGVMKRHGFKGLGASHGTQRKHRSPGSIGGASTPGRVFKGLKMAGRMGAVKTTTLSLVVHKVDAERGLILIKGAVPGPKGGLLLVRSAVKGGPVGSDKK from the coding sequence ATGGCGAGCACATTTCGCGGTCTCCTCGGCGAGAAGCTGGGGATGACCCAGGTTTTCGACGAGAACAACCGTCTCGTGCCGGTGACCGTCGTCAAGGCGGGCCCGTGTGTGGTGACCCAGGTGCGCACCCCCGAGGTGGACGGCTACTCGGCCCTCCAGCTCGGTTTCGGTGAGATCGACCCGCGCAAGGTGAACCGCCCCGAGGGCGGACACTTCACCAAGGCGGGCGTCACGCCGCGGCGGCACCTGGTGGAACTGCGCACCGAGGACGCCGGCGACTACACGGTCGGCCAGGAGCTGACCGCCGACGTCTTCGACGGCGTGGCCAAGGTCGACGTCATCGGCACCAGCAAGGGCAAGGGCACCGCGGGCGTCATGAAGCGTCACGGCTTCAAGGGCCTCGGCGCGTCGCACGGCACCCAGCGCAAGCACCGGTCGCCCGGTTCCATCGGTGGCGCGTCCACCCCGGGCCGCGTGTTCAAGGGCCTGAAGATGGCCGGCCGCATGGGCGCGGTGAAGACGACCACGCTCTCGCTGGTCGTGCACAAGGTCGACGCGGAGCGCGGGCTCATCCTGATCAAGGGTGCTGTGCCCGGTCCGAAGGGTGGCCTGCTCCTCGTCCGCTCCGCGGTCAAGGGTGGCCCCGTGGGGAGTGACAAGAAGTGA
- the rplD gene encoding 50S ribosomal protein L4, with the protein MSQSIDTRTDRQVDVRTPAGETSGSVTLPGELFDAGANVSLMHQVVVAQLAAARQGTHSTKTRGQVSGGGAKPYRQKGTGRARQGSTRAPQFAGGGTVHGPTPRDYTKKTPKKMKAAALRGALSDRAREGRVHVVSAFVDGDAPKTKAALATLTSVTQAKRVLVVLDRDDVLNWVSLRNAPQVHLIEAGQLNTYDVLVADEVIFTETALAEYVAGPAKGKQLPDVSTTEITGVPSVAPAEGEGTVETTTAAEAPAKKAPAKETPTAPAAAPEDVAPATAEEAAKAPAELADVADAGPDAQAPSEDGTTETTEEKA; encoded by the coding sequence GTGAGTCAGTCGATCGACACGCGCACCGACCGTCAGGTCGACGTCCGCACCCCGGCAGGGGAGACCTCCGGCAGCGTCACGCTGCCCGGTGAGCTCTTCGACGCAGGAGCGAACGTCTCTCTGATGCACCAGGTCGTCGTGGCCCAGCTCGCCGCGGCCCGTCAGGGCACGCACTCGACCAAGACCCGCGGTCAGGTCAGCGGTGGTGGCGCCAAGCCGTACCGGCAGAAGGGCACCGGCCGGGCTCGTCAGGGCTCGACCCGCGCACCCCAGTTCGCCGGCGGTGGCACCGTCCACGGCCCGACGCCGCGGGACTACACCAAGAAGACCCCGAAGAAGATGAAGGCCGCCGCCCTGCGCGGTGCCCTCTCCGACCGGGCCCGTGAGGGCCGGGTGCACGTCGTCTCCGCATTCGTGGACGGCGACGCCCCGAAGACCAAGGCCGCTCTGGCCACGCTGACCTCGGTCACGCAGGCCAAGCGAGTGCTGGTCGTGCTCGACCGGGACGACGTCCTCAACTGGGTCAGCCTGCGCAACGCGCCGCAGGTGCACCTGATCGAGGCCGGTCAGCTCAACACCTACGACGTGCTGGTCGCCGACGAGGTCATCTTCACCGAGACCGCGCTGGCCGAGTACGTGGCCGGACCGGCCAAGGGCAAGCAGCTGCCGGACGTCTCCACCACGGAGATCACCGGCGTCCCGTCGGTCGCGCCCGCCGAGGGCGAGGGCACCGTCGAGACGACGACGGCTGCCGAGGCGCCGGCCAAGAAGGCTCCCGCCAAGGAGACTCCCACCGCGCCAGCCGCCGCCCCCGAGGACGTCGCTCCGGCCACCGCGGAGGAGGCCGCCAAGGCCCCCGCCGAGCTGGCGGACGTCGCCGATGCGGGTCCTGACGCACAGGCCCCGTCCGAGGACGGCACCACCGAGACCACCGAGGAGAAGGCATGA